The genome window GATAGCCAACTTTTGTCTTACCCTTTACCTTGGCAACTTTTGCCTTTAGCTCGGCAATTTGTTGGTCGTAGGTTACCGTTTTTGCTTCCGACTCCTTTTTAAAAGCTTCAACTTCGGCAAGGTATGCCTGGTTTGCCTTATCCAGGTCTTCCTTTGCTTGGGTAACATTATCCTTTGCATTATCAACCTTTTGTGCTGAATTGGTACAACCAGAGAATGGCACCGCTGCTACAAAAGCAAGTGCCACCAATACTAAAAATGTCTTTTTCATATTAACAATGTATTAAAATGATTAAATTCTTAATGCTTATTTAATAGTTGGCAATGAAGCGAGTGACGAAGCTACCGCTTCTTCAACCCAAATAAAAAGATGCCTCCACCAACTGCCATTACCACAATTCCAGCAATGGGTGACCACGCTATGCTATGGTTCTTGTTTCTGGATACCTGTAGGTCGCCTAGGTCCACCACCTTCTCTCGGGTAACAAAGCTAAATCCAGTAATAAGGCTAATGGCCAAGCCAAGTACCATAACAATGATTCCAACCTTCTTCATACGGTCTGTATAAAACGATTTAAGAGTGATCAAGAATTCTTACGGTAAGCATTGAAGTTGCTTACAGTAAAACAATAAGAAGAATGATAATGATGATTGCACCGGCTCCAGAAATGTATATCCCGCCATCATTGCGCATGAGTTCGCTTCTTATGGATTTTACCTCCTTGCGAAGACCCTTCTTTTCGGATGAGCTTAAGTTTGACTTATCCATGCTCTTAATCTCGTTCAACCGGAGGAGCAGCGCGTCATTTTCTGCGGTATTCGCAACGGCAGGCTCTGCTACCAAAGTTGTTGTGTTTTTTGGAGCTGCATTCACTGGCAATGGAGCTACTGCTAAAAGCATCAAAGCTACCATTATGCTGACAGTTACCTTTTTCATGTTACAAGTTTTAGTGAGTCAATTTTGACTATACAAAGGTGTACCTATAACATGCTGAAAGAGTTACACAACTATGGGAAAGAGTTACATCTTTCACAGGTTCTCCAAATTTTTGGAGCGCTTCGACTTGAGCTGCTTGAAGAAGGATGGGGTAAGTCCAGTAATTTTCTTGAACTGGTTGGATAGGTGGGCAACGCTGCTGTACTGCAGTCGGTAGGAAATTTCGGAGAGGTTGAGCTCATCGTAGAGCAGCAGCTCCTTTACCTTTTCAATCCTATGCAGAATTATGTAGTGCTGCAGCGTAATGCCCTTTACCTCGGAGAAGACGTTAGAAAGGTAGGTGTAGTCGTAGCCCAGCTTTTCGCTGATGTAGTCGGAGTACTTAATTTTTGGGAGCTCGTCGGCGTAGTGGATCATTTCGATAACTACGTTCTTAATCCGCTCAATTAGTATGCTTCGAGTATCATCGAGCAGCTCCAGCCCCATTTTAAGAAGGCCAGCACTCAACTTTTCGCGCTGCGCT of Williamwhitmania sp. contains these proteins:
- a CDS encoding helix-turn-helix domain-containing protein; this encodes MKLYIKYMVSLRCKLMVKQELEKLGLRYVVVDLGVVDILEDITPAQREKLSAGLLKMGLELLDDTRSILIERIKNVVIEMIHYADELPKIKYSDYISEKLGYDYTYLSNVFSEVKGITLQHYIILHRIEKVKELLLYDELNLSEISYRLQYSSVAHLSNQFKKITGLTPSFFKQLKSKRSKNLENL